Proteins from one Mytilus galloprovincialis chromosome 11, xbMytGall1.hap1.1, whole genome shotgun sequence genomic window:
- the LOC143051493 gene encoding acetylcholinesterase-like: MKNYVVVLVHAFTVYIVVSVDPEVVTTNGRIRGFEQASYSNKIVSTFLGIPFAAPPVGDLRFQRPEPLQNWSDTKDCKVLPNSCPQIKFHTFNNTAGQIGEEMWNYNTNSSEDCLYLNIWKPKTTSGKKLTTLVWIFGGGYIYGTSTLDLYDGTYLSAYADVIIASINYRVGPYGFLYMGNSEAPGNAGLLDQAVALEWIYNNIESFGGSKDSITIFGESAGAASVSYLMASDLSKNYFQRAILQSASLLSTWAYQTPDVAIKYAQLLADEVSCGGKSASETVQCLRQTSTDDLTNKAWNLPMTHVQWPFAPTLDNYFIHKSPTEIMKTDYFANKDILFGFNRDEGSFFLLYYLIDKLNYPTRRNMSRRDFIEEIPYIVSQDGLSFINGDKDRLLFDAILLYYNAWSNATTSQYYFDVLDDIAGDFNFKCPVADMADLLSRYPNRNGTLYGYFFDQLTSARDWPEWAGVLHGDEVEYVFGVPLKLINRKYSSNEQFLCRNMMDYWTDFAKTGHPEVQKWKQFTSENHQYALLQGGREIAMETIDLTRTCLFWSQYIPRLKNTSTTLNTCVNNGSSLHVSMHMLAVTLTFMWIYSRLWQ; encoded by the exons ATGAAAAACTATGTGGTCGTTTTGGTGCATGCCTTTACCGTTTATATAGTGGTCTCTGTTGACCCGGAAGTAGTAACAACAAACGGACGAATTCGAGGCTTTGAACAGGCATCATACAGTAACAAAATCGTTTCTACTTTTCTTGGGATTCCCTTTGCTGCGCCACCTGTCGGAGACTTGAGATTCCAACGACCGGAACCGTTACAAAACTGGTCAGATACGAAAGACTGTAAAGTGCTTCCAAATTCATGTCCACAAATTAAGTTCCATACATTTAACAATACTGCAGGTCAAATTGGTGAGGAAATGTGGAATTATAATACAAATAGTAGCGAAGATtgtctttatttaaatatatggAAACCAAAAACAACCTCAGGGAAAAAATTGACAACTCTTGTATGGATATTTGGTGGTGGGTATATTTATGGCACTTCAACTCTTGACCTTTACGACGGAACTTATTTATCAGCATACGCCGATGTGATTATTGCATCGATAAATTATAGGGTCGGTCCATACGGGTTCTTATATATGGGTAATTCCGAAGCGCCTGGGAATGCAGGACTTTTGGACCAGGCTGTTGCCCTAGAATGGATATATAACAATATCGAGTCTTTTGGGGGCAGCAAAGATTCTATAACTATTTTTGGCGAGAGCGCCGGAGCTGCAAGCGTCTCTTATTTAATGGCGTCAGATTTATCAAAGAACTATTTTCAACGTGCAATTTTACAGAGTGCTTCGTTACTTTCGACATGGGCATATCAAACACCAGACGTTGCAATAAAATACGCTCAACTTTTAGCGGATGAAGTTTCTTGTGGAGGAAAATCTGCTTCAGAAACTGTTCAATGTTTACGACAGACCTCAACAGACGATTTAACTAATAAAGCATGGAATCTTCCCATGACGCATGTGCAATGGCCTTTTGCACCTACGCTAGATAATTATTTTATTCACAAGAGTCCAACAGAGATtatgaaaactgattattttgcaaataaagacATTTTATTTGGTTTCAATAGAGATGAAGGCAGTTTTTTCCTTTTATACTATTTAATAGACAAATTGAATTATCCTACACGTAGAAATATGAGTCGGAGGGATTTTATAGAGGAGATTCCATATATAGTATCACAAGATGGCTTGTCTTTTATTAATGGAGACAAAGACAGATTACTTTTTGATgcaattttgttatattacaatgCCTGGAGTAATGCAACTACGTCACAATACTACTTTGACGTCTTAGACGATATAG cgggagattttaatttcaaatgtccAGTAGCAGACATGGCCGATCTTCTTAGCCGTTACCCTAACAGAAACGGGACACTTTATGGTTACTTCTTCGACCAGTTAACATCAGCACGTGATTGGCCGGAGTGGGCCGGTGTTTTACATGGGGATGAAGTAGAATATGTATTCGGAGTGCCTTTAAAATTAATCAACCGTAAATATAGCAGCAATGAACAGTTTTTGTGTAGAAATATGATGGATTATTGGACAGATTTTGCAAAAACTGG TCATCCGGAAGTTCAAAAATGGAAGCAGTTTACTTCAGAGAACCACCAGTACGCTTTATTGCAAGGTGGGAGAGAAATTGCTATGGAAACAATAGACCTAACTAGAACGTGTCTGTTCTGGTCACAGTATATACCACggttaaaaaatacat CCACAACATTGAATACATGTGTGAACAATGGAAGCAGTCTGCACGTATCTATGCACATGCTAGCAGTAACCTTGACCTTTATGTGGATATATTCCCGTTTATGGCAGTGA